One segment of Tamlana crocina DNA contains the following:
- a CDS encoding DUF1801 domain-containing protein — protein sequence MQYNATSPEDYISQVPEERQEALIELRKVINDNLPKGFEEGIQYGMVGYYVPHSVYPDGYHCNPKEPLPFMSFASQKNSVNLYHSGIYAVPEIHDWFVAEYPKHSKRKLDMGKSCIRFKKVDDIPLKLIAELCQKLTVNEWVNIYETAIKK from the coding sequence ATGCAATACAACGCTACATCACCCGAAGATTACATTAGTCAAGTACCTGAAGAACGGCAGGAGGCCTTAATAGAGCTTCGTAAAGTTATAAACGACAATTTGCCTAAAGGTTTTGAGGAAGGCATCCAATACGGTATGGTCGGCTATTACGTACCGCATTCCGTTTACCCCGACGGCTATCATTGTAATCCCAAAGAACCCTTGCCGTTTATGAGTTTCGCTTCACAGAAAAATTCGGTGAATCTTTACCATAGCGGAATTTATGCCGTGCCCGAAATTCACGATTGGTTTGTGGCCGAGTATCCGAAGCATAGCAAACGCAAACTGGATATGGGCAAAAGTTGCATTCGGTTTAAAAAAGTGGACGATATCCCATTGAAATTAATTGCCGAATTGTGCCAAAAGCTAACGGTTAACGAATGGGTAAACATTTACGAAACCGCCATTAAAAAGTAA